One Hugenholtzia roseola DSM 9546 DNA segment encodes these proteins:
- the accC gene encoding acetyl-CoA carboxylase biotin carboxylase subunit translates to MSSFPTRKIRKILVANRGEIALRVMRSAREMGIKTVAVYSQADRLAPHVKAADQAVCVGAPPSSESYLRIEKIIEAAQQTGADAIHPGYGFLSENATFARAVEAAGLIFIGPSAEAIEVMGSKLAAKNAVSAYDIPMVPGTKGAVTDLLTAKKEAAQIGYPILIKASAGGGGKGMRIVETEADFEAQMQRAVSEAISAFGDGSVFIEKYITSPRHIEIQVLGDKLGNVVYLFERECSVQRRHQKVVEEAPSPVVSPQMRKAMGQAAVSVAKACNYYGAGTVEFVVDEKLNFYFLEMNTRLQVEHPVTEMITGVDLVKEQIRIAEGNALPFQQDDLKIEGHAMEVRVYAEDPANNFLPNIGKVEHYKIPQGIGVRVDDGFEAGMQVPIFYDPMIAKLITYAPTRQEAIERMVRAIDEYEISGIETTLPFCKFVMQHQAFQSGAFDTKFVERYFKPEYLSKGLEKEAQTELEKVAALVALMLFENPQEDSTAATLPQTAKGSNWKKRSWK, encoded by the coding sequence ATGTCTTCTTTTCCCACTCGAAAGATTCGAAAAATTTTGGTAGCTAATCGTGGCGAAATCGCGCTACGTGTCATGCGTTCTGCACGCGAGATGGGTATCAAAACAGTAGCCGTTTATAGCCAAGCCGATAGACTTGCGCCTCACGTCAAGGCTGCCGACCAAGCGGTCTGTGTGGGTGCGCCGCCCTCGTCGGAATCCTATCTGCGCATCGAAAAAATCATAGAAGCTGCCCAGCAAACAGGGGCTGATGCCATTCACCCCGGTTATGGTTTTCTTTCCGAAAATGCCACTTTTGCACGCGCCGTAGAAGCGGCAGGGCTTATTTTTATCGGTCCTTCGGCAGAGGCGATTGAAGTGATGGGCAGTAAATTGGCTGCCAAAAACGCTGTTAGTGCTTATGATATTCCGATGGTGCCTGGCACTAAGGGAGCAGTAACCGACCTTCTCACTGCCAAAAAAGAAGCCGCTCAAATTGGCTATCCTATCCTGATTAAAGCCAGCGCAGGCGGCGGCGGCAAAGGCATGCGTATTGTAGAAACCGAAGCCGATTTCGAGGCACAGATGCAGCGTGCCGTTAGCGAGGCTATCTCTGCCTTTGGAGATGGTTCTGTTTTCATAGAAAAATACATTACCTCGCCACGCCACATCGAGATTCAGGTCTTGGGCGATAAGTTGGGCAATGTGGTCTATCTTTTTGAGCGCGAATGTTCGGTACAACGCCGCCACCAAAAAGTAGTGGAAGAAGCACCCTCGCCTGTGGTATCGCCTCAAATGCGCAAAGCTATGGGGCAGGCAGCGGTCAGTGTGGCGAAAGCCTGCAACTATTACGGCGCGGGAACGGTAGAGTTTGTCGTAGATGAAAAACTAAACTTCTACTTTTTAGAAATGAACACGCGCTTGCAGGTAGAACACCCCGTTACAGAGATGATTACGGGCGTAGATTTGGTAAAGGAGCAAATCCGAATTGCGGAAGGAAACGCCTTGCCCTTCCAACAAGACGACCTCAAAATAGAAGGACACGCGATGGAAGTGCGCGTTTATGCCGAAGACCCTGCCAATAATTTCCTACCCAATATCGGAAAGGTAGAACACTACAAAATTCCACAGGGAATAGGTGTGCGCGTAGATGACGGTTTCGAGGCGGGCATGCAAGTCCCCATTTTTTACGACCCTATGATTGCCAAACTTATTACCTATGCTCCCACACGCCAAGAAGCCATCGAGCGCATGGTCAGAGCCATAGACGAGTATGAAATTTCAGGTATCGAAACAACTCTGCCCTTCTGTAAATTTGTGATGCAACATCAGGCTTTTCAATCGGGTGCATTTGATACCAAGTTTGTAGAACGTTATTTCAAACCCGAATACCTTTCAAAAGGGTTGGAAAAAGAGGCGCAAACCGAACTCGAAAAAGTAGCTGCACTTGTCGCACTGATGCTTTTTGAAAATCCCCAAGAAGATAGCACAGCTGCAACTTTACCACAAACGGCGAAAGGCTCGAATTGGAAAAAAAGAAGTTGGAAATAG
- a CDS encoding outer membrane beta-barrel protein: MKNASKPLVALLFSALLLFIGFFSETLQAQTHTRRIHNDTIFIEFGDSSQMVLYLKNQQDFEDLKETDLNALVVRLGQYLDSAGKQTESLEIEVGEGTEKQVVQMEVEERQEKGKKFFQFRISKKEGVIVKTNLGLGRNHYVDTTNKTRVYHYRRTRQSINFDFGLNNYLENGNTPKNTPYDLRPLGSRYFAVAPTFKTQLFSKNSPFIIQYGLEFSWYNFMFAGNRRVSSENGLTFFDSPTDLKKTKLVAAYASLPFLMHVDLAKDNRTNLKLAFGGYAGYRVGSYTKIVYSLAGDRQKEKEHNPYDLNDFRYGVRLELGIGESRFDSGVRLFATYDFNTLFASETSPQLNTFVFGVRI; encoded by the coding sequence ATGAAAAACGCATCAAAGCCCCTTGTAGCCTTACTTTTCTCGGCTCTGCTTCTTTTTATCGGATTTTTTTCCGAAACCCTACAAGCCCAAACGCATACCCGTAGGATTCACAACGACACAATTTTTATAGAATTTGGCGATAGCAGTCAGATGGTTTTGTATCTGAAAAACCAACAAGATTTTGAAGACCTCAAAGAAACCGACCTCAACGCCCTTGTAGTCCGCTTAGGACAGTACCTCGATTCGGCAGGCAAACAGACCGAAAGCCTCGAAATAGAAGTAGGCGAAGGTACAGAAAAACAAGTTGTGCAGATGGAAGTGGAAGAAAGGCAGGAAAAAGGCAAGAAATTTTTTCAGTTCCGCATCTCTAAAAAAGAAGGGGTAATTGTCAAAACCAATCTCGGTTTGGGTAGGAATCATTACGTTGATACGACAAATAAAACACGTGTCTATCACTACCGCCGCACGCGCCAAAGCATTAATTTTGATTTTGGTTTGAATAATTACTTGGAAAATGGAAATACGCCCAAAAATACGCCCTACGATTTGCGTCCGCTTGGCTCGCGTTATTTTGCGGTAGCCCCTACTTTTAAGACCCAACTTTTTAGCAAAAATAGCCCTTTTATTATCCAATACGGACTTGAATTTTCTTGGTACAATTTCATGTTTGCAGGCAACCGAAGAGTAAGCAGCGAAAACGGACTTACCTTCTTCGACTCGCCAACTGACCTAAAAAAGACCAAGTTAGTAGCTGCCTATGCCAGTTTGCCCTTTCTTATGCACGTAGATTTGGCAAAAGACAATCGTACCAACCTCAAACTTGCCTTTGGCGGTTATGCAGGGTATCGCGTGGGAAGTTATACCAAAATCGTCTATTCTTTGGCAGGCGACCGTCAGAAAGAAAAGGAACACAACCCTTACGACCTCAACGATTTCCGCTACGGGGTGCGATTGGAGTTGGGTATCGGCGAAAGCAGATTTGATTCTGGGGTGCGCCTTTTTGCTACCTATGATTTCAATACCCTCTTTGCTTCTGAAACTTCGCCACAACTCAATACATTTGTTTTTGGGGTGAGAATTTAA
- a CDS encoding RNA polymerase sigma factor, translating into MRLFSFSSKNEKAALAYHPQTPEIELIEGCKQQNRLAQKVLFEKYHRKMLAAVLRYVSHQMEAEDILAQAFIKVFEHLPNYRNEGSFEGWIRRIVTNEALGFLRKKKHLYFEEIEQADWNGHTTPPDDRLEVEELMALIESLPEGYRTVFNLYVVEGYSHQEIAEQLGISENTSKSQLSRARALLQKWLKKNENLNRAVG; encoded by the coding sequence ATGCGATTATTCTCCTTTTCTTCTAAAAATGAAAAAGCGGCACTTGCCTATCACCCCCAAACGCCCGAAATAGAGCTAATAGAAGGGTGTAAGCAACAAAACCGCTTGGCACAAAAAGTTTTATTTGAAAAATACCATCGCAAGATGTTGGCGGCAGTGCTGCGCTATGTCAGCCATCAGATGGAGGCAGAAGACATCTTGGCGCAAGCCTTCATCAAAGTCTTTGAGCATTTGCCCAATTACAGAAACGAAGGCAGTTTCGAAGGTTGGATACGACGTATCGTAACCAACGAAGCCTTGGGCTTTTTACGCAAAAAAAAGCACCTCTATTTCGAAGAAATAGAACAAGCCGATTGGAACGGACACACCACACCGCCAGACGACCGCCTCGAAGTAGAGGAACTGATGGCACTCATCGAGTCTTTGCCCGAAGGCTACCGCACCGTTTTCAATCTCTATGTGGTAGAAGGCTATAGCCACCAAGAAATAGCCGAGCAGTTGGGCATTTCAGAAAATACCTCAAAATCGCAACTAAGTCGCGCACGTGCCTTGTTGCAAAAATGGTTAAAAAAAAATGAAAATCTGAATAGGGCAGTAGGCTAA
- a CDS encoding YARHG domain-containing protein, giving the protein MQHPKIWNFIFLFSCLFSFSYLLKAQGEYPFTAKRLVTEKDLIEAENWAVMRNEIYARKGYKFSKKQWQDYFADKSWYRPTSSNVNLSDIEQRNATLIKQHEEKGFEGFDAFFNDFKKQVLSKNRAAVRNYFYTEGTDEYAQRFLNDLLSNDEDYEMVFESSENVAAFRKATPSSIPVSDKDRVLTTETYYMFHFTKKMVNGRPTWVLAAILVAG; this is encoded by the coding sequence ATGCAGCACCCAAAAATTTGGAACTTTATCTTTTTATTTTCTTGTCTTTTTTCTTTTTCGTACCTGCTAAAAGCACAAGGTGAATATCCTTTCACCGCCAAGCGTTTGGTAACAGAGAAAGACCTCATCGAGGCGGAGAATTGGGCAGTTATGCGCAATGAAATCTATGCGCGAAAGGGCTATAAATTTAGTAAAAAGCAGTGGCAGGATTATTTTGCCGACAAGAGTTGGTACAGACCCACTTCAAGCAATGTCAATCTTTCCGACATAGAGCAGCGCAATGCTACCCTGATTAAGCAGCACGAAGAGAAAGGTTTTGAGGGCTTCGATGCCTTTTTCAATGACTTCAAAAAGCAGGTATTGAGTAAAAATCGCGCTGCCGTAAGGAACTATTTTTATACCGAAGGCACAGACGAATACGCCCAACGCTTTTTAAATGACCTCCTTAGTAATGATGAAGATTATGAAATGGTCTTTGAGTCGTCCGAAAATGTGGCTGCCTTCCGCAAGGCTACGCCCAGCAGCATACCCGTTTCGGATAAAGACCGCGTCCTGACTACTGAAACTTATTATATGTTTCATTTCACAAAAAAAATGGTGAATGGCAGACCTACTTGGGTCTTGGCTGCCATTTTAGTAGCAGGCTAA
- a CDS encoding NUDIX domain-containing protein, whose translation MPKGHIEMYEDSQSAALREVEEETGIKALITHQEPILTYHTYTQAGKPIMKKTYWYQMACLDESQSRPQIEEDISEVVWVKNQDIEMPLSQTFASIRWVLQKKI comes from the coding sequence TTGCCCAAAGGACACATCGAAATGTATGAAGATTCGCAAAGTGCTGCCCTGCGCGAAGTGGAAGAGGAAACAGGTATCAAAGCCCTTATCACGCACCAAGAGCCTATCCTTACCTATCATACCTACACACAGGCAGGGAAACCGATAATGAAAAAGACCTATTGGTATCAAATGGCGTGTTTAGACGAAAGCCAAAGCCGTCCCCAGATAGAGGAAGACATTTCAGAAGTAGTGTGGGTAAAAAATCAGGACATAGAAATGCCACTTTCACAGACCTTTGCTTCTATTAGATGGGTGCTTCAAAAAAAGATATAA
- a CDS encoding C25 family cysteine peptidase — protein sequence MKPSRVLPAHKSFFATLPTAFIFDMMLLSLLSASLSTPQSEHFLSKTQKQGRCLLLCLGLVALLWQPFALFAQSGDLRQDYQPFMEWIKDPNKVYVKITVNQTGWHRISQERLAELRFPVGQQVQSLRYQVFHHGKEIPIRIQSDPSVGFIAGDFIEFFAFANEGESDTLLYENGRRTNPHHSIHGANTTYYLTYTLEAEGRGKRLETLNLPNTDNLPKERFHLEHSVRTAINTFTQGPLYPTSFVSLDGKGCITSDWEYGKGFSTRAIGYINGGTTAPLAVLSVPVQNLVADTAYLPRIETGLLGRWNNENKVKFFVGANSPAFELADLTLQNFQVADLSIIDSLNILGSVNGANLVFYYQTFLNPANNISGTYAVNYAALRYPQAFKMIGNSKNFQLVPNANGRSFVEIEDLDSDFRTLDITDPFNYRLLEGTRSGARHSFLVPQTENGRRLWVSNETFEPLAMERVEMSRFNASLAAAANYLIITHSLLRERVGEVADPVEAYAAYRRTAAGGNYTPYVLNVETLYDWFSFGEPNPLAIRRFVKYVMDNGNPEFLFIVGKGFPRSTRLDIVNIMPYGTPPSDHALTAGLSGERHVPALATGRLAARTPAEVLAYLDKVKEHESPVGDQSWRKNMLHLSGGKTANEHNLFRRYMEGFEAIAEGDYVGANVSAIAKKTTDFVEFINIADQLNNGLSVVNFFGHASLDFTDIEIGRPSDLRLGYNNKGKYPLVIVNGCTTGDIFTNFTTFAEDWMHTPDKGAILFLAHAHLGFSGQLRLYTQTLYETAFADVNYLNAPFGKVMQQNIRQFLRRTGANNPLSVASSQQIVLQGDPAVRLIPFEKTDYMVDNSRLEVQPFAPNINPLIQADSFAIQVRIANLGLVDTNRQRFTLRIRRTYPNGENEWAHISEVFHINNEDTIICKIRTPEEKRSGAYGVNRFEVFVDYNEQIDESREDNNYAILDYFFSVGSMITLAPKEYSIVNAQPLDLIAQNANVLDALRRYEFQIDTTQHFNSALRQTHFTTDYTTTQWRVSLPDLRDSLVYFWRVRYADPKQGEDTTWATSSFIHIPNSPEGWSQTHIHQFAKAELTTLSRDEALWQWNIEDFTKNMRFEAYGSQHPDRNNFKIIADGITLVEGDCRNTRIMGLTIDPNTGEFFNPQPTEGCGASLVAASIPQFFRGVDALKDFIDATPEGHWVVFMSTHATVANSSGYSFATQLPRIGVNGFIPVNGEPFVIIGKKGANSAIVQIYEGAGDKRRGSFVYEHTFRGTPDRGLVRSTLIGPAESWTNVHRKISPLDNNRQGDAWQLDLLGVDLNGTETLLRADIRQDAYDIQDIDANVYPYLRLKATLIDSLNRTPPQLRRWQVVYREVPEGVLMYDTLSYRQNTRLEVIEGDSVRIRFFFKNISGNDFDEPLQVRYAIRNITTGTITEKTDTLSSLAAGQQLSFQMSLYSLDFRGENSVVVYINPKIQREQIYENNILQAQFLVKPDDINPVLDVAFDGVHILNGDIVSPQPLITVSLKDENQYLVRQDTVGINLFLMACDTCSSIRLDFEGDNVQWFASADNNFRIEYKPSEKLPDGTYTLLVEAADVTGNRAGLEPYKISFQVINQAAITNFYPYPNPFSTSMRFVFTLTGTDIPDEMRIQIMTITGKVVRTIHKDELGAIRIGDNISEFAWDGKDDFGDQLANGVYLYKVYIRDREQDFEKRQTARDDLFKKNIGKIYLMR from the coding sequence TTGAAGCCTTCGAGGGTGCTACCTGCCCACAAGTCCTTTTTTGCCACTTTACCTACCGCCTTTATCTTCGATATGATGTTGCTTTCCTTACTTTCGGCTTCTCTTTCTACCCCCCAAAGCGAGCATTTTTTGAGCAAAACGCAAAAACAAGGAAGATGCCTTCTCTTGTGTTTGGGCTTAGTCGCGCTCCTTTGGCAACCCTTCGCACTTTTTGCCCAAAGCGGCGACCTGCGACAAGATTATCAGCCTTTTATGGAATGGATTAAAGACCCCAACAAGGTTTATGTCAAAATTACGGTCAATCAAACGGGGTGGCATAGAATCAGCCAAGAACGATTGGCGGAGCTTCGCTTTCCTGTCGGACAGCAGGTGCAGAGCCTACGCTATCAGGTCTTTCATCATGGCAAAGAAATTCCAATTCGTATTCAATCAGACCCCAGCGTAGGTTTTATTGCAGGCGATTTTATAGAATTTTTTGCCTTTGCCAATGAAGGCGAATCGGATACCCTTTTGTATGAAAATGGCAGAAGAACCAATCCGCACCATTCTATTCATGGCGCAAACACAACCTACTATCTGACCTACACCTTAGAAGCCGAAGGGCGCGGCAAACGCCTCGAAACCCTTAATTTACCCAATACCGACAATTTGCCCAAGGAGCGTTTTCACCTCGAACACAGCGTCCGCACTGCCATCAATACTTTTACACAAGGACCCCTTTATCCGACAAGTTTTGTGTCCTTAGATGGGAAAGGCTGCATTACCAGCGATTGGGAGTATGGAAAAGGCTTTTCTACACGCGCTATCGGCTACATCAATGGGGGTACTACCGCGCCGCTTGCCGTTTTGAGCGTTCCTGTTCAAAACTTGGTAGCGGATACTGCCTATCTGCCACGCATAGAAACAGGGCTTTTGGGTAGATGGAATAATGAAAACAAGGTCAAATTTTTTGTAGGAGCGAATAGTCCTGCCTTCGAGCTTGCCGACCTAACGCTGCAAAACTTTCAGGTCGCCGACCTTTCTATCATCGATAGCCTCAATATTTTGGGCAGTGTCAATGGGGCAAATTTGGTCTTCTATTATCAGACCTTTCTAAATCCTGCCAATAACATTTCAGGTACGTATGCGGTCAATTACGCTGCCTTGCGCTACCCACAAGCCTTTAAGATGATAGGCAATAGCAAAAATTTCCAACTTGTTCCCAACGCAAATGGGCGTTCTTTTGTAGAAATAGAAGACTTAGATTCGGATTTTCGCACCTTAGACATCACCGACCCTTTTAATTATCGCCTTTTGGAAGGCACAAGAAGTGGCGCACGTCATAGCTTTCTTGTCCCCCAAACCGAAAATGGGCGCAGGCTTTGGGTTTCAAACGAAACCTTCGAGCCACTTGCTATGGAAAGGGTAGAGATGAGCCGCTTTAATGCAAGTTTGGCAGCGGCGGCAAACTACCTTATCATCACGCACTCACTCTTGCGCGAGCGAGTAGGCGAGGTAGCCGACCCCGTAGAGGCGTATGCTGCTTACCGTCGTACAGCGGCAGGAGGCAATTACACGCCCTATGTGCTGAATGTAGAAACGCTTTACGATTGGTTTTCTTTTGGCGAACCTAACCCTTTGGCTATCAGGCGTTTTGTCAAATATGTGATGGATAATGGCAACCCCGAATTTTTGTTTATTGTCGGAAAGGGCTTTCCGCGCAGCACGCGCCTCGACATCGTCAATATTATGCCTTATGGCACGCCCCCTTCCGACCATGCCCTCACCGCAGGTTTGAGTGGTGAAAGGCACGTTCCTGCCTTAGCCACAGGCAGATTGGCGGCACGAACCCCTGCCGAAGTCTTGGCATATCTCGATAAAGTAAAAGAACACGAATCGCCCGTAGGCGACCAAAGTTGGCGCAAAAACATGCTCCACCTAAGCGGGGGCAAAACTGCCAACGAACACAACCTTTTCCGACGCTACATGGAAGGCTTTGAAGCCATTGCGGAAGGCGATTATGTAGGGGCAAATGTGTCGGCGATTGCTAAAAAGACGACCGACTTTGTAGAATTTATCAATATCGCCGACCAGCTCAACAACGGTCTTTCGGTTGTCAATTTCTTCGGACACGCAAGCCTCGATTTTACCGACATAGAAATTGGCAGACCCTCCGATTTGCGATTGGGCTATAATAACAAAGGCAAATATCCTTTGGTGATTGTCAATGGCTGCACCACAGGCGACATTTTTACCAACTTCACCACCTTTGCCGAGGATTGGATGCACACGCCTGATAAAGGGGCAATTCTCTTTTTGGCACATGCACATTTGGGTTTTAGTGGGCAGCTTCGCCTTTATACCCAAACGCTCTACGAAACCGCCTTTGCTGATGTCAATTATCTCAATGCTCCTTTTGGAAAGGTGATGCAGCAAAATATTAGACAATTTTTAAGAAGGACAGGCGCAAATAATCCGCTTTCTGTGGCTTCTTCCCAACAGATTGTTTTGCAGGGCGACCCTGCTGTGCGCCTCATTCCTTTCGAAAAGACCGATTACATGGTCGATAATAGCCGTTTGGAGGTGCAGCCCTTCGCACCCAACATCAATCCTTTGATACAAGCGGATTCTTTTGCAATTCAGGTGCGTATTGCCAATTTGGGCTTAGTAGATACCAATAGGCAGCGTTTTACGCTTCGAATCCGCCGCACTTATCCCAATGGTGAAAATGAGTGGGCGCATATAAGCGAGGTTTTTCATATCAATAACGAGGATACGATAATTTGTAAAATCCGCACGCCCGAAGAAAAGCGAAGTGGCGCGTATGGTGTCAATCGTTTTGAAGTCTTTGTCGATTACAATGAGCAGATAGACGAGAGCCGCGAAGATAACAATTACGCCATCTTAGACTATTTCTTTTCTGTGGGTAGTATGATTACCCTTGCGCCAAAGGAGTATAGCATTGTCAATGCACAACCGCTGGATTTAATCGCACAAAACGCCAATGTATTAGATGCCTTGCGCCGTTATGAGTTTCAAATTGATACCACACAACATTTTAATAGTGCTTTGCGGCAGACGCATTTCACAACCGATTACACCACAACCCAATGGCGCGTCAGTTTGCCCGACTTGCGCGATAGCTTGGTCTATTTTTGGCGCGTCCGCTATGCCGACCCCAAACAAGGCGAGGATACCACTTGGGCTACTTCTTCTTTTATTCATATTCCCAATAGTCCCGAAGGCTGGTCGCAGACGCATATTCACCAATTTGCAAAGGCAGAGCTAACCACTTTGAGCCGCGATGAAGCCCTTTGGCAATGGAACATCGAAGATTTCACCAAAAATATGCGCTTTGAGGCTTATGGCTCTCAACACCCTGATAGAAACAATTTCAAAATCATTGCCGATGGCATTACCTTAGTGGAAGGCGATTGTAGGAATACGCGCATCATGGGGCTTACCATAGACCCCAATACAGGCGAATTTTTCAACCCACAACCCACCGAAGGCTGTGGCGCGTCCCTTGTGGCGGCTTCCATTCCGCAGTTTTTTAGAGGCGTAGATGCCTTAAAGGATTTTATTGATGCCACGCCCGAAGGTCATTGGGTAGTTTTTATGTCGACGCATGCGACGGTAGCGAATAGTTCGGGTTATAGTTTTGCTACACAACTGCCGCGTATTGGGGTCAATGGTTTTATTCCTGTCAATGGCGAGCCTTTTGTGATTATTGGTAAAAAAGGCGCAAATTCGGCGATTGTCCAAATCTATGAAGGGGCAGGCGATAAACGCCGCGGCAGTTTTGTCTATGAACATACTTTTAGAGGCACACCCGACAGAGGACTTGTCCGCTCTACTTTGATAGGACCCGCAGAAAGTTGGACAAATGTGCATCGCAAAATTTCGCCCTTAGACAACAACCGACAAGGAGATGCTTGGCAGCTCGACCTCTTAGGCGTAGATTTGAATGGCACAGAAACGCTCTTACGCGCCGACATCCGCCAAGATGCCTACGACATTCAGGACATTGATGCCAATGTTTATCCTTATTTGCGCCTAAAAGCCACTTTGATAGATTCTCTCAATCGCACGCCTCCGCAGCTACGCCGTTGGCAGGTGGTTTATCGCGAAGTTCCCGAAGGCGTTTTGATGTATGATACACTTTCATACCGCCAAAATACGCGCTTAGAAGTGATAGAAGGCGATTCGGTTAGGATACGCTTTTTCTTTAAAAATATTTCGGGCAACGATTTTGACGAGCCTTTGCAGGTGCGTTATGCCATTCGCAACATCACCACAGGCACAATTACCGAAAAAACAGACACCCTTAGCTCCTTAGCCGCAGGGCAGCAACTCTCTTTTCAGATGAGCCTCTATTCGCTCGATTTTAGAGGTGAAAATAGCGTTGTGGTTTATATCAACCCCAAAATTCAGCGTGAGCAGATTTATGAAAACAATATCTTGCAGGCGCAATTTTTGGTCAAGCCCGACGACATAAATCCCGTCTTAGATGTTGCCTTCGATGGCGTGCATATCTTGAATGGCGACATCGTTTCGCCGCAGCCGCTCATAACGGTTTCTTTGAAAGATGAAAACCAGTACCTTGTCCGTCAGGATACGGTAGGTATCAATCTTTTCTTGATGGCTTGCGATACTTGCAGCAGCATACGCTTGGATTTCGAGGGCGATAATGTGCAGTGGTTTGCTTCGGCAGACAATAATTTTAGGATAGAGTACAAACCTTCGGAAAAACTCCCCGATGGCACTTACACCCTTTTGGTAGAGGCGGCAGATGTTACAGGCAATCGCGCAGGTTTAGAACCCTACAAAATTTCCTTCCAAGTTATCAATCAGGCAGCCATTACGAATTTCTACCCCTATCCCAATCCTTTTTCCACCAGCATGCGATTTGTCTTTACCCTAACAGGTACGGATATTCCCGACGAGATGCGGATTCAAATCATGACCATCACAGGAAAAGTAGTCCGCACGATTCATAAAGACGAACTTGGGGCAATCCGAATTGGCGACAACATCAGCGAATTTGCTTGGGACGGAAAAGACGATTTCGGCGACCAACTTGCCAACGGGGTCTATCTCTACAAGGTCTATATCCGCGATAGAGAGCAAGATTTCGAAAAGCGACAAACCGCACGCGACGACCTTTTCAAGAAAAATATTGGCAAGATTTATCTGATGCGATAA
- a CDS encoding GDP-L-fucose synthase family protein has product MTTAEKKLLKVYVAGHNGMVGSAISKTLHQKGYQNLITRRSKELDLRRQSAVEAFFEQERPDWVFVAAAKVGGIWANNTYRAEFIYDNLMMEANLIEAAHRFGVKKLLFLGSSCIYPKFAPQPLREAYLLTGELEPTNEPYALAKIAGIKLCQAYRHQYGSHFISVMPTNLYGEKDNYDLKNSHVLPALMRKMHLGKCLMQKDWAALRKNLKDFGIEGKDWSQESEAAILEQLAKYGIILQGEAVKVEIWGTGSPKREFLHADDLAAACVFLMETYDSEEFVNIGTGEDLSIKALAELVKKVIGFEGELYFDPTKPDGTPRKLLDVSKLHNLGWKAEIELEKGIAAVYQTWK; this is encoded by the coding sequence ATGACAACGGCTGAAAAAAAATTGCTCAAAGTTTATGTAGCAGGACACAACGGCATGGTCGGTTCGGCTATTTCTAAAACACTGCACCAAAAAGGGTATCAAAATTTAATTACACGCCGCTCAAAGGAATTAGACCTGCGCCGCCAAAGTGCAGTAGAAGCCTTTTTTGAGCAGGAACGTCCTGATTGGGTCTTTGTTGCGGCGGCAAAAGTGGGCGGCATTTGGGCGAACAATACCTATCGCGCCGAGTTTATCTACGACAACCTGATGATGGAGGCGAATTTGATAGAGGCGGCACACCGTTTTGGTGTGAAGAAACTACTCTTTTTGGGTTCTTCTTGCATCTATCCCAAATTTGCGCCACAGCCTTTGCGCGAGGCGTATTTGCTTACGGGTGAATTAGAGCCTACCAACGAGCCTTATGCGTTGGCAAAAATTGCGGGCATCAAGCTCTGCCAAGCCTATCGCCACCAATACGGCAGTCATTTTATCTCCGTTATGCCTACAAACTTATATGGCGAAAAAGACAATTACGACCTAAAAAATTCGCACGTGCTGCCTGCCCTGATGCGAAAAATGCACTTAGGCAAGTGTTTGATGCAAAAAGATTGGGCTGCCCTGCGCAAAAACCTAAAAGATTTTGGCATCGAGGGAAAAGATTGGAGTCAGGAATCGGAAGCAGCCATTTTGGAGCAACTTGCTAAGTATGGCATTATCCTGCAAGGCGAAGCAGTAAAGGTTGAGATTTGGGGGACAGGTAGCCCCAAGCGCGAATTTTTGCATGCCGACGATTTGGCGGCTGCCTGCGTTTTTCTGATGGAAACCTACGATTCAGAGGAATTTGTCAATATCGGAACGGGTGAAGACCTTTCTATCAAAGCCTTAGCCGAGTTGGTGAAAAAAGTAATCGGTTTTGAAGGCGAACTTTATTTTGACCCTACCAAACCCGATGGTACGCCGCGCAAACTCTTAGATGTCAGCAAGTTACACAATCTGGGTTGGAAAGCCGAAATTGAACTTGAAAAGGGTATCGCCGCCGTCTATCAGACTTGGAAATAA